The DNA region CCATCGACTGATGGGCAAGTTTTACGCTTAActtggagccttgaggctccttttatagaagcctcaaggctcccattccacttttcccaccgatgtgggaaaAGTGGCAAAACAAAAGGGGAGCCGCGCGGCtccttttggttttttttttttttttaattcttttattaaataataattattttttttatttttatttttattattatgaaatatatgtatactttttaagttattttacatattaataGTTAACTTAAACAATCAAAGACGTTGGCATAATTATGTTGAGTAAATACTATTGATAAGGTTAGATTGTATCACAAAAATAATAGAAAGTTACTATTTATTTACATCTTTTTTATAGTTATTGTTAatctttataattaattaattatataatttttaaattaaaattgtattatgaGTGACTAGAAAttcacaaatattattttattattattttaataaatagaaAACTGTGGTGACTGGTAGAATCAGGGGCCAACAGAAAACGATAGTGACCGGCACGAGTGAGGGCAATGGGAGAACAACCCAAAAATGAAAGaatgaaacaaaaatattattattcttctttttctttgaaacattcataattatttacaatgtagtatttgtcctatactttttcaaacatttatatCCCAAAAAACACTAAGCTCCCAACAACGAGTTCGAACCTATGACTTTCAATTTGAAATGATAACGAGGATATCATGGTAGTTGGTAGAGATAAAAAATTATGTTGAGATTAACATTTGCTTAATAGAAAAATGATTATCTCTTATAGTTTTTCCATTATGTTGTCCACACAAAATATTTCCAACTTTGTTAAATCTTTTTCAAAAAGTTCCATATTTAAGTTATAACTCATCATTAATGGGACATAACAACTCAACTAGGAAAACTTGGACGAGATATGTTGAAGTCCTTCATGCACTTCATTTCCAACACTCTTCCATATTAGTACATGCATTTTAAGATGTAACACATCGGACAAATCGTTCAATTGGAATGCGATTAACAAGAAGGAAtctaataataagaaaaagctATGAAACCATCTCATtttagagaaggaaaaaaacataatcattcATGTCAGCAcaagaaatataattatgttgattttctatCTAGCTTGAAGAATGCTGCAGAACGTCATCGTCGCAATTTCAGAGCAGCAGCTTTCCTCATTTATCGGAGATGGTGGAGTTGAGTTCGTTTCTAGGAAGAAACCTGGCTCTTTAGGTTGAGGTAAAGCAACTTTCTCGTTTTCTAACATGAAAACTACGGATGCCATTGTTGGTCTGTCTTCTGGTAATTTCGAAACACAGAGAAGAGCTACGTGAATGCACTTTAGTACTTGACATTCCACATACGATGATTCTGCCAGACAATTATCCATTATATCTAGTGGGTTGCCGTCTTTCCATAGAAGCCAtgcctacatatatatatatatatatatatatatatataatcaaactagTTAGTTAATTGTGTCTTATTTAACACAGGTAGGTTAGCAAAAATCATATATACTTACATGACCAAGAAGATTGTGATGATGCTCTAAATGATGAAACGCCCTGTTCTTTCTTCCGCTAATGAGTTCTAACAAAACCACTCCGAGGCTGAAAACATCTGATTTTACTGAAAATTTGCCATCGATAGCATACTCGGGTGACATGTAACCGCTgcaccaaattaaaaatcagCTCCAACTAAAGTTATTGATTAGTGCAATGAGTTAATGTTTTGGTGACTGATAAAACTTACTATGTCCCGATGACTCTCTTTGTTTTTGCTAGAGCATCATCTTCTCCAACAATTCTAGCAAGGCCAAAGTCAGAAATCTTGGGATTCAATTCCGCATCCAGTAATATGTTGCTTGCCTTCAGATCTCTATGTATTATTTTGAACCGCGAGTCCTGGTGCAGATAAAGAAGTCCACGTGATATTCCCACAGCAATTTCGAAGCGCTTCTGCCATGTAAGCATTCTTTTTCTGTTGTCATCTGCATACATATTGTTGGGTCAGGTCAGTATGAGAGATTTTAGTATCCTGATCTTTCAGTGTTAGGATTCAAGAAAATCAAACCAAATATGAAATAGTCCAAGCTATTATTTGGCATAAATTCATATATTAGCATCCTTTGTCCTCCCTCTGCGCAGCAACCAAGAAGTGTGACAAGGTTTCTATGGTGAAGTTTGGCAATTGTGATCACTTCATTCTCCCACTCTTGAGCACCTTGGCCTGAATTTTCTGAAAGCTTCTTAACTGCTACTTCTGTGCCACTTATTAGCATGCCCTGCAATAGTTTTACCCACCATgtgtaataaatatatagtctttaatttgatttctcGCAATGGTTAAGTACCTTGTAAACCGGTCCAAATCCACCCTCTCCGATAAGATTAGCGGAAGAGAAGTTGTTTGTTGCAGAAACAACAGTTTCCAAAGAAAACAATGGTAAATCATGGTCTTCTTTGATATGAACTTTAGCTGCTGTAAAACAGGAATTTGAAGAATATTTAGAAATCAATCAAATCATAAATCTAAAGATGAAAAGGAGTGATAAATCTGACCTCTTTTCCTTCTATGTATTATTGCACAGCAACCCAAAAAGCTGAGAATAAGTAATCCAGAAATTGCTGGTATGACTATCTTGATCACCTCATGTTTCTTATGTCCATTTTGATACAGAtctgtcaaaattttaattcaccCTATTAATAGTATTCATATTGACAGATAAACTTTATCCACAGCTATAGTACCAAGAATTTTATTACACAAGATCAGAGcagaaattaattttattttagtaacaCAATGAAATGCTTACCAAAATCTGATGCAGCTACCCTCACATATACATATTGATCAatttcaccattttccttaATATCAGTGAGGTCTCCAAACCAGAGTAAACATCCACTTCCACCATCTCGAACATCCAGATTAGAATAGGCCGAGCAATTGCAATTTTTCAAGCACAATCTCTTACATTCGTCGAGGCTAATGTTCCTGTCGTACCAGGAATCGCGTGTGTCAGGCAATTTTAGCCCTGTGTAAACAAAAAACCTGTCCTCATCCCCACAATCCAAAGGAGTTGTACGGGCACACCCGTTTGACCAATCCGTGGCATCCCATTGTTGAGGATATTTTGGGATAAATCCTTTGAGACAGTCACAGGGAGGGGAGTTGTTGATATTGCACTTGCCAAAAGCTCCACACATGGCATAGTGGTCACAGATATCTGCCTGTGCTGTGGAGTAAAGAAACCAGCTTTTGGTGCGTTCGATCCAAGTTAAGCGTTGAATCAGGCCAGTTGGGGTTATTACAACCCGGAAAGGAACCGAGCTATTTATAAGCTCATATCTGTAGTATATCTCTGTGTCATCCATAACATACTCAAATGTGAAGTATGGATTGATTTTAATGTATGGCACGCCTGTAAACGTCTTTCCATTCCATGGCCCGTGTCTGAAAGTTGCAGATTTGTTTGCACCTCTGAACTGGAAAATTTGAGGGAATCCATTAAGGTCCAGCATTTCAGTGTATTCACCTAAACCAGGATCATCAGGGCTCTTCCATGAGTTCAGGCTCCAAGCGTGGCCCGTGGCTAAGTTCCGGCCTACCTTCATGCCTGGTAGAAAAGTATTCCCAGGATAATCAAAACTCTGCCAGGCAGAATTTTTGGAACTATGGCCATTTCCCTCTCTCACAACAAGATTTCCAGTGTCCAAAAGCCTGGCCACTGGATTTTTCAAGGATGTTGATGAATTCGATGACCAGATTTCTTCATTGCTGCCATCTAGGAGTACTAGGATCCCATTGTCTTTGAGCATTAGCTTGCCAGAAGTGTTGTTTAGCGGAGTTTCTCGGTTAGCAACCCAGACCACATCCTTAGTTGGCATCTTGCTGTACCAAATGCCAACGTATCGGTTCTTGGATTTTCCAGGGCTGAAGAATCCAAGTTCAAAGTTGCCACCGGCTGAAACTATGGTAGTGCCATCTGTGATGGGGTGATCTGGGGTTATGGTGTCTACTGAGGTGCAAAATGTGAATAGAGATAGTAAAATGGAGCAAAAGAAGTAGAGCCTCAGCCCTTCTATTGATTCCATTTTCTGTTTACAGAGGATTTTCGCATGAAGTTTGTAAATCCTTTACaggataaaaaagaaaattgatttagAAACTGAGGATTGGAATGGCCTGGTGACAAAAAGGGCAACAATGTGACCTCTTTGTTTCCAGAAATGGCTCTGTATTTTAATGTCGACAAAGAAGACATGCTAACGATGTGCCTTACTAAAAAAAGAATGGGCATACCTTCATaaagtcaattaaaaaaaaaaaaagagtggactttttttgttttctgtttcttGGTTGGcatcattaattatttaacgGCTGCTGGTACATTTAAGTAGTGATATGGTATATGATAATATACATGTGATTGTTCAAGATTGCACTCTTGGTTTCttccattttatatttgtaaaatccAAACATGAAATTTTCATTGGAAAAGGTGATTGAATGAATAAAGTAAAAGTGTAAAACATAATTTTCGAAACTTAACAAATTTAGTTTTAGTTTAGTATTCGTATGTAATTGTCCctccaaaaaaaatttcttttgtttaatttgtccGGTACATATCTTCAAGTAatgactgaaaaaaaaaaaaaaaaaaaaaaaaaaaaaaaaaaaaaaaaaaaattttNNNNNNNNNNNNNNNNNNNNNNNNNNNNNNNNNNNNNNNNNNNNNNNNNNNNNNNNNNNNNNNNNNNNNNNNNNNNNNNNNNNNNNNNNNNNNNNNNNNNNNNNNNNNNNNNNNNNNNNNNNNNNNNNNNNNNNNNNNNNNNNNNNNNNNNNNNNNNNNNNNNNNNNNNNNNNNNNNNNNNNNNNNNNNNNNNNNNNNNNNNNNNNNNNNNNNNNNNNNNNNNNNNNNNNNNNNaaaaaaaaaaaaaaaaaaaaaaaaaaaaaaaaaaaaaaaaaagcttttgtGAAATACTCTTTTAAAAAGTAAGGAAACAAGCAAATATGGGCAAGGAGGAAGGTTGTCGTTCATGGTGAGCTACGGGCTATGGCTGTCATGACAGTTTCTCTTTTTTGTTCGGTCAATATTTTCTAGAACTGTAAATGctagcaaatcaataaaagcacGTAAACAAATATCAAGCACACCAAATGCTTCTCAACAATGACCTACTTATCACAAGTAGcttataattaaggataaaggTAGGGTGAATTGCATTTTTCCAATCCAAGTTAAGGGGCATCTATATGAAACTTTTTTCTAATTTGAGAATCCAAATAAACATTTCTAACATTTTCAAATAGTTTAAGGTtatcaaagaccttgtggtctagtggcacctggtgatTAACACTCTCATgcatgatgggagtgggttcgagctttaGTTGGGGGAACTGTTGaatctttgtgcttcaacatgtTGAGTTATAACAGTACTCAAACACTATTAGTttatcaataatattttaagatagagaaaatatcatttttagtccctcaactataatacatgtatcaattttggttcgactatttaaaatttcaaattagatccatgactattcaatttgtatcacttttggtccttgactattaacattttcaaattaggtgcatgactattcattttgtatcgcatttggtcctgccgttaaattttccggcgaagtcatcgggggtgaccggcgttttctatttttttattattattttttattttaaagtttttttttttattttaaagttacggagtattaaaataatttttaacataaaaattaaataaattagtcggtcaccgGTAACTTCGTCGAAAATTTGgtcggaaaat from Ipomoea triloba cultivar NCNSP0323 chromosome 6, ASM357664v1 includes:
- the LOC116023625 gene encoding G-type lectin S-receptor-like serine/threonine-protein kinase At4g27290; this translates as MESIEGLRLYFFCSILLSLFTFCTSVDTITPDHPITDGTTIVSAGGNFELGFFSPGKSKNRYVGIWYSKMPTKDVVWVANRETPLNNTSGKLMLKDNGILVLLDGSNEEIWSSNSSTSLKNPVARLLDTGNLVVREGNGHSSKNSAWQSFDYPGNTFLPGMKVGRNLATGHAWSLNSWKSPDDPGLGEYTEMLDLNGFPQIFQFRGANKSATFRHGPWNGKTFTGVPYIKINPYFTFEYVMDDTEIYYRYELINSSVPFRVVITPTGLIQRLTWIERTKSWFLYSTAQADICDHYAMCGAFGKCNINNSPPCDCLKGFIPKYPQQWDATDWSNGCARTTPLDCGDEDRFFVYTGLKLPDTRDSWYDRNISLDECKRLCLKNCNCSAYSNLDVRDGGSGCLLWFGDLTDIKENGEIDQYVYVRVAASDFDLYQNGHKKHEVIKIVIPAISGLLILSFLGCSAKVHIKEDHDLPLFSLETVVSATNNFSSANLIGEGGFGPVYKGMLISGTEVAVKKLSENSGQGAQEWENEVITIAKLHHRNLVTLLGCCAEGGQRMLIYEFMPNNSLDYFIFDDNRKRMLTWQKRFEIAVGISRGLLYLHQDSRFKIIHRDLKASNILLDAELNPKISDFGLARIVGEDDALAKTKRVIGTYGYMSPEYAIDGKFSVKSDVFSLGVVLLELISGRKNRAFHHLEHHHNLLGHAWLLWKDGNPLDIMDNCLAESSYVECQVLKCIHVALLCVSKLPEDRPTMASVVFMLENEKVALPQPKEPGFFLETNSTPPSPINEESCCSEIATMTFCSILQAR